The Humidesulfovibrio mexicanus genome window below encodes:
- the hisB gene encoding imidazoleglycerol-phosphate dehydratase HisB: MAERTAFIVRTTRETDIRVELALAGAGESTIATGMGFADHMLTLMSFWAGFDLRLSCKGDLEVDAHHSLEDIGLTLGQALAEALGDKAGIARVASAKVPMDEALAEVVVDLSGRPYLVYDDVLLPAVIAGEEKDVWREFFKSLAQRAGMNLHIRFAYGKNGHHLLEAAFKALGLALRQAVQVSRTGAPSTKGSVD, translated from the coding sequence GTGGCTGAGCGCACCGCGTTCATCGTACGCACCACCAGGGAGACCGACATCCGCGTCGAACTCGCCCTGGCTGGCGCGGGAGAGAGCACCATCGCCACGGGCATGGGCTTCGCCGACCACATGCTGACCTTGATGAGCTTCTGGGCCGGGTTCGACTTGCGGCTTTCCTGCAAGGGCGACCTGGAGGTGGACGCGCACCACAGCCTGGAGGACATCGGCCTGACCCTGGGCCAGGCCCTGGCGGAGGCCCTGGGCGACAAGGCGGGCATCGCCCGCGTGGCCTCGGCCAAGGTGCCCATGGACGAAGCCCTGGCCGAAGTGGTGGTCGACCTGTCCGGCCGGCCCTATCTCGTCTACGACGACGTTCTTTTGCCCGCCGTCATCGCCGGGGAGGAAAAGGACGTCTGGCGCGAATTCTTCAAGTCCCTTGCGCAGCGGGCGGGCATGAACCTGCACATCCGCTTCGCCTACGGGAAAAACGGCCATCATCTGCTGGAGGCCGCCTTCAAGGCCCTGGGCTTGGCGTTGCGCCAGGCCGTTCAGGTTAGCCGCACTGGCGCGCCCAGCACCAAGGGGAGTGTGGATTGA
- a CDS encoding ABC transporter ATP-binding protein — MDTNAKAVLSVRNISMNFGGLRALSDVDLEVRQGEVVALIGPNGAGKTTFFNCITGIYVPTEGNVLAYPREGGERRINGMRTNHVCELGMARTFQNIRLFPSMTALENVMIGRHCRTKSGILGAILRPPATRREEQDVVDRSYQLLKKVGLEDVAGEYSRNLPYGAQRRLEIARALATDPFLLLLDEPAAGMNPQETLELKEMVIKIREEFQVSVLLIEHDMKMVMSLSDRIYVMEYGRVISTGTPAEVSADPQVIRAYLGEESDA; from the coding sequence ATGGATACCAACGCAAAGGCGGTCCTTTCGGTCCGCAACATAAGTATGAACTTCGGCGGGCTGCGCGCCCTCTCGGATGTGGACCTGGAGGTCCGCCAAGGCGAGGTGGTGGCGCTCATCGGCCCCAACGGCGCGGGGAAGACCACTTTCTTCAACTGCATCACCGGCATCTACGTGCCCACGGAGGGCAATGTGCTGGCCTACCCGCGCGAAGGCGGGGAGCGGCGCATCAACGGAATGCGCACCAACCACGTGTGCGAGCTGGGCATGGCGCGCACCTTCCAGAATATCCGGCTGTTCCCCAGCATGACCGCCCTTGAGAACGTCATGATCGGGCGGCACTGCCGCACCAAAAGCGGTATTCTGGGCGCGATTTTGCGGCCGCCGGCCACCCGGCGCGAGGAACAGGACGTGGTGGACCGCAGCTACCAGCTGCTCAAGAAGGTGGGACTTGAGGATGTGGCGGGGGAGTATTCCAGAAACCTGCCCTACGGCGCGCAGAGAAGGCTTGAAATTGCGCGCGCCCTGGCCACGGACCCCTTCCTGCTGCTTCTGGATGAGCCCGCAGCGGGCATGAATCCCCAGGAGACCCTGGAGCTCAAGGAGATGGTCATCAAGATCCGCGAGGAGTTCCAGGTGTCCGTGCTTCTGATCGAGCACGACATGAAGATGGTCATGAGCCTGTCGGACCGCATCTACGTCATGGAGTACGGCCGCGTCATCTCAACCGGAACCCCGGCCGAGGTCAGCGCCGATCCGCAGGTCATCCGGGCCTACCTGGGCGAGGAAAGCGATGCTTGA
- the hisA gene encoding 1-(5-phosphoribosyl)-5-[(5-phosphoribosylamino)methylideneamino]imidazole-4-carboxamide isomerase, protein MILFPAVDIKDGRCVRLEQGRADAVTVFGEDPAESALSWVRQGAQWLHVVDLDGAFSGLPRNFELVKRICAEAGVPVQLGGGIRDLDTAKAYVEAGVTRLIIGTIALEQPELFASMCAQLPGKVGVSLDAVGGQLKSRGWVADAGMTVMDVLPRIEAAGAAFIIYTDIARDGMQSGVNLPALAALCEATKLPVVAAGGVTNLDDLKNLAPLASKGLQGAISGRAIYAGTLDFAQGLAFTKGLQQAA, encoded by the coding sequence GTGATTCTGTTCCCCGCCGTGGACATCAAGGACGGGCGCTGCGTGCGCCTGGAGCAGGGCCGCGCCGACGCGGTGACCGTGTTCGGCGAGGACCCGGCCGAGAGCGCGCTCTCCTGGGTGCGCCAGGGCGCCCAGTGGCTGCATGTGGTGGACCTGGACGGCGCCTTCAGCGGATTGCCGCGCAACTTCGAACTGGTGAAGCGCATCTGCGCCGAGGCGGGCGTTCCCGTGCAGCTGGGCGGCGGCATTCGCGATCTGGACACGGCCAAGGCCTATGTGGAGGCCGGGGTGACCCGGCTCATCATCGGCACCATCGCCCTTGAGCAGCCGGAACTCTTCGCCAGCATGTGCGCACAGCTTCCCGGCAAGGTGGGCGTCAGCCTGGACGCGGTGGGCGGGCAACTGAAAAGCCGTGGCTGGGTGGCCGATGCGGGCATGACCGTCATGGACGTGCTGCCGCGCATCGAGGCCGCCGGGGCCGCCTTCATCATCTACACCGACATCGCCCGGGACGGGATGCAGAGCGGGGTGAACCTGCCCGCGTTGGCTGCTCTGTGCGAGGCCACCAAACTGCCCGTTGTGGCGGCCGGGGGCGTCACCAACCTGGACGACCTCAAGAACCTTGCGCCGCTGGCCTCCAAGGGCCTGCAAGGGGCCATCAGCGGCCGCGCCATCTACGCGGGCACCCTGGACTTCGCCCAAGGCTTGGCCTTCACCAAGGGGCTGCAGCAGGCCGCGTAA
- a CDS encoding ABC transporter ATP-binding protein, whose product MLELKNIDTYYGNIQALRDVSITVGEGEIITLIGANGAGKSTTLMTICGVTPPRRGEVLFEGRVINGVAPNKIVQQGICQVPEGRLIFPDLTVQENLDMGAFLRSDKDGIGRDLEQVFDLFPILRERRRQLGGTLSGGEQQMLAISRALMARPKVLLLDEPSLGLAPLIIRQIFDIIKQINRESNTTIFLVEQNANQALKVAHRGYVMENGRITLEDACHKLLANDAVKKAYLGL is encoded by the coding sequence ATGCTTGAGCTTAAGAACATAGACACCTACTACGGCAACATCCAGGCCCTGCGCGACGTGTCCATCACCGTGGGCGAGGGCGAGATCATCACCCTCATCGGCGCCAACGGCGCGGGGAAAAGCACCACGCTCATGACCATCTGCGGCGTGACGCCCCCCCGCAGGGGCGAAGTGCTGTTCGAGGGCCGCGTGATCAACGGCGTGGCGCCCAACAAGATCGTGCAGCAGGGCATTTGCCAGGTGCCGGAAGGCCGCCTCATCTTTCCGGACCTTACCGTGCAGGAGAACCTGGACATGGGCGCCTTTCTGCGCTCGGACAAGGACGGCATAGGCCGGGACCTGGAGCAGGTGTTCGACCTGTTCCCCATCCTGCGCGAGCGCCGCAGGCAGCTTGGCGGCACTCTTTCCGGGGGCGAGCAGCAGATGCTGGCCATAAGCCGCGCGCTGATGGCCCGGCCCAAGGTGCTGCTCCTCGACGAGCCGAGCCTTGGCCTGGCCCCGCTCATCATCCGGCAGATCTTCGACATCATCAAGCAGATCAACCGCGAGAGCAACACCACCATCTTTCTGGTGGAGCAGAACGCCAACCAGGCGCTCAAGGTGGCGCACCGCGGGTACGTCATGGAAAATGGCCGCATCACCCTCGAGGACGCCTGCCACAAGCTCCTTGCCAACGATGCGGTCAAGAAGGCATACCTGGGCCTGTAG
- the guaB gene encoding IMP dehydrogenase, which translates to MQDKIIGKALTFDDVLLVPDYSEVLPDSVDVGTQLTPEIRLNIPLLSAAMDTVTEARMAISMARAGGVGVIHKNMSIRDQVREVDKVKKSESGMIHDPVTVHPDDNVGKVLSLMSEYRISGLPVVKGDKLVGIVTNRDVRFVTDPATPVSEVMTSRNLITVPEGISDEEAKRHLHQNRIEKLLVVDDENKLKGLITIKDIEKVKKYPNACKDDKGRLRVGAAVGVGQDGIARAEAILRAGVDFIVLDSAHGHSANILKACRALRDAFPDAQIIGGNVATYNGAKALIEAGVDTVKVGIGPGSICTTRIVAGVGVPQITAILEAGRACREANKCIIADGGIKFSGDVVKALAAGADTCMMGSLFAGTEESPGETILYQGRTYKIYRGMGSIDAMNAGSSDRYFQDKSKKLVPEGIVGRVPFRGQVGESLHQLVGGLRSGMGYLGCASIEELKQKARFMEISAAGLRESHVHDVIITKESPNYRVES; encoded by the coding sequence ATGCAGGACAAGATCATCGGAAAGGCGCTCACCTTCGACGACGTGCTGCTCGTCCCCGATTATTCCGAGGTCCTGCCGGACAGCGTTGACGTGGGCACCCAGCTCACCCCCGAAATCCGCCTGAACATCCCGCTTCTGTCCGCCGCCATGGACACCGTGACCGAGGCGCGCATGGCCATCAGCATGGCGCGCGCGGGCGGCGTGGGCGTCATCCACAAGAACATGAGCATTCGCGACCAGGTGCGCGAGGTGGACAAGGTCAAGAAGAGCGAGTCGGGCATGATCCACGATCCCGTGACCGTGCACCCCGACGACAACGTGGGCAAGGTGCTCTCCCTCATGAGCGAGTACCGCATCAGCGGACTGCCCGTGGTCAAGGGCGACAAGCTCGTGGGCATCGTCACCAACCGCGACGTGCGCTTCGTCACCGATCCCGCCACCCCGGTTTCCGAGGTCATGACCAGCCGCAACCTCATCACCGTGCCCGAGGGCATCAGCGACGAGGAGGCCAAGCGCCACCTGCACCAGAACCGCATCGAAAAGCTGCTGGTGGTGGACGACGAGAACAAGCTGAAAGGCCTCATCACCATCAAGGACATCGAGAAGGTCAAAAAGTACCCCAACGCCTGCAAGGACGACAAGGGCCGCCTGCGCGTGGGCGCGGCCGTGGGCGTGGGCCAGGACGGCATCGCCCGGGCCGAGGCGATTTTGCGCGCCGGGGTGGACTTCATCGTGCTCGACAGCGCCCACGGGCATTCCGCCAACATCCTCAAGGCCTGCCGCGCCCTGCGCGACGCCTTCCCCGACGCCCAGATCATCGGCGGCAACGTGGCCACTTACAACGGGGCCAAGGCCCTCATCGAGGCCGGGGTGGACACCGTGAAGGTGGGCATCGGTCCGGGAAGCATCTGCACCACGCGCATCGTGGCCGGCGTGGGCGTGCCGCAGATCACCGCCATCCTGGAGGCGGGCCGCGCCTGCCGCGAGGCGAACAAGTGCATCATCGCCGACGGCGGCATCAAGTTCTCCGGCGACGTGGTGAAGGCGCTGGCCGCCGGAGCCGACACCTGCATGATGGGCTCGCTTTTCGCCGGAACCGAGGAGAGCCCCGGCGAAACCATCCTGTACCAGGGCCGCACCTACAAGATCTACCGCGGCATGGGCAGCATAGACGCCATGAACGCGGGCAGCTCCGACCGCTACTTCCAGGACAAGAGCAAGAAGCTCGTGCCCGAAGGCATCGTCGGCCGCGTGCCCTTCCGCGGGCAGGTGGGCGAAAGCCTGCACCAGCTGGTGGGCGGCCTGCGCTCCGGCATGGGGTATCTGGGCTGCGCCAGCATCGAGGAGCTGAAGCAGAAGGCGCGCTTTATGGAGATCAGCGCCGCCGGCCTGCGCGAAAGCCACGTGCACGACGTCATCATCACCAAGGAATCCCCCAACTACCGCGTCGAGTCCTAG
- a CDS encoding HigA family addiction module antitoxin has product MNTNTPALLPVHPGEILLEEFLLPMGISQSRLAIAIRVPLQRVHDLVHGRRAVTLDTAARLARFFGTSTEFWLNLQTRFELDKAHDEGLFARIADDVHPMGRA; this is encoded by the coding sequence ATGAACACCAACACGCCCGCCCTTCTTCCCGTACATCCGGGAGAAATTTTGCTGGAAGAATTCCTGCTGCCCATGGGGATTTCACAGTCCAGGCTGGCCATCGCCATCCGTGTGCCCTTGCAGCGTGTGCATGATTTGGTGCACGGCAGGCGCGCCGTCACCCTGGACACGGCGGCCCGTCTGGCCCGCTTCTTCGGCACCAGCACGGAATTCTGGCTCAACCTGCAGACGCGCTTCGAACTGGACAAAGCCCACGACGAGGGGCTTTTCGCCAGAATCGCGGACGATGTGCACCCCATGGGCCGAGCCTGA
- the guaA gene encoding glutamine-hydrolyzing GMP synthase, which produces MQQQDKVIIIDFGSQVTQLIARRIREAGVYSEIHPCTSDPAAIRAMNPSALVLSGGPSSVHDEGAPPLPKEYLSWGLPILGICYGMQILAHTLDGVVTRSKDREYGRAEFEAFADCPLFAGVEGKEKLTVWMSHGDHVGQLPTGFACIGRTGSLEHAAMCDPARKIYAVQFHPEVAHTDQGERILSNFLFKIAGLKPGWTMSSFVDSSIKTMSEQVGEGKVVLGLSGGIDSTVAAVLLNRAIGKRLYCIFVDNGLLRMGERQEVIAFLEEHFDLNVKCVDARKEFLDKLKGVEDPEQKRKIIGYTFIEVFDREAKAIEGVGFLGQGTLYPDVIESVSFKGPSAVIKSHHNVGGLPEKMNLKLVEPLRELFKDEVRKVAYELGMPEHIIWRHPFPGPGLAIRVIGEITEERLEILRQADKIVQHELLATDWYRKVWQGFAVLLPLKTVGVMGDDRTYEHVIALRIVDSIDAMTADWSRLPSEVLARMSSRIINEVKGVNRVVFDISSKPPSTIEWE; this is translated from the coding sequence ATGCAGCAGCAGGACAAGGTCATCATCATCGATTTCGGGTCGCAGGTCACCCAGCTCATCGCGCGGCGCATCCGCGAGGCCGGGGTGTATTCGGAAATCCACCCCTGCACCAGCGACCCGGCCGCCATCCGGGCCATGAACCCCAGCGCGCTTGTGCTTTCCGGCGGGCCCTCCAGCGTGCACGACGAGGGCGCGCCCCCGTTGCCCAAGGAATATCTCTCCTGGGGCCTGCCCATTTTGGGCATCTGCTACGGAATGCAGATTCTGGCGCACACCCTTGATGGCGTGGTGACCCGCTCTAAGGACCGCGAATACGGCCGCGCCGAGTTCGAGGCCTTTGCCGACTGCCCGCTTTTCGCCGGGGTGGAGGGCAAGGAGAAGCTCACCGTGTGGATGAGCCACGGCGACCATGTGGGCCAGCTGCCCACAGGCTTTGCCTGCATCGGCAGGACCGGCAGCCTGGAGCACGCCGCCATGTGCGACCCGGCCCGCAAGATCTACGCCGTGCAGTTCCACCCGGAGGTCGCCCACACCGACCAGGGCGAGCGCATCCTGTCGAACTTCCTGTTCAAGATCGCGGGCCTCAAGCCCGGCTGGACCATGAGCTCCTTTGTGGACTCCTCCATTAAGACCATGAGCGAGCAGGTGGGCGAGGGCAAGGTGGTCCTCGGCCTCTCCGGCGGCATCGACTCCACCGTGGCCGCCGTGCTTTTGAACCGCGCCATCGGCAAGCGCCTGTATTGCATCTTCGTGGACAACGGCCTGCTCCGCATGGGCGAGCGTCAGGAGGTCATCGCCTTCCTGGAGGAGCACTTCGACCTGAACGTGAAGTGCGTCGATGCCCGCAAGGAGTTCCTCGACAAATTGAAAGGGGTCGAAGACCCGGAGCAGAAGCGCAAGATCATCGGCTACACCTTCATCGAGGTCTTCGACCGCGAGGCCAAGGCCATTGAGGGCGTCGGCTTCCTGGGCCAGGGCACCCTGTACCCGGACGTCATCGAGTCCGTGTCCTTCAAGGGCCCCAGCGCGGTCATCAAGAGCCACCACAACGTGGGCGGCCTGCCCGAAAAGATGAACCTGAAGCTGGTGGAGCCCCTGCGCGAGCTGTTCAAGGACGAGGTGCGCAAGGTCGCCTACGAACTGGGTATGCCCGAGCACATCATCTGGCGCCACCCCTTCCCCGGCCCGGGGCTGGCCATCCGCGTCATCGGCGAGATCACCGAGGAGCGGCTGGAGATCCTGCGCCAGGCCGACAAGATCGTGCAGCACGAACTGCTTGCCACGGACTGGTACCGCAAGGTCTGGCAGGGTTTCGCCGTGCTTTTGCCCCTTAAGACCGTGGGGGTGATGGGCGACGACCGCACCTATGAGCACGTCATCGCCCTGCGCATCGTGGACAGCATCGACGCCATGACCGCCGACTGGTCGCGCCTGCCCTCCGAGGTGCTGGCCCGCATGTCGAGCCGCATCATCAACGAGGTCAAGGGCGTGAACCGCGTGGTTTTCGACATCTCCAGCAAGCCGCCCAGCACCATCGAGTGGGAGTAG
- a CDS encoding type II toxin-antitoxin system RelE/ParE family toxin, which produces MIVSFRCSDAERLFNREGVRRFPPDIQRAALRKLLMLHAAQSLDDLRVPPGNRLERLKGDRVGAHSIRINDQWRICFVWTKDGAQDVEIVDYH; this is translated from the coding sequence ATGATCGTTTCCTTCCGGTGCAGCGACGCCGAACGACTGTTCAACCGCGAGGGCGTGCGGCGCTTTCCCCCGGACATCCAGCGCGCCGCCCTACGCAAACTGCTCATGCTCCATGCGGCGCAAAGCCTGGACGACCTGCGCGTGCCCCCAGGAAACCGCCTGGAAAGGCTCAAGGGGGACAGGGTCGGCGCGCACAGCATCCGCATCAACGACCAGTGGCGCATCTGCTTCGTGTGGACAAAAGACGGCGCGCAGGATGTGGAAATCGTTGACTACCACTAG
- a CDS encoding ABC transporter permease subunit, which translates to MNAVLSNLKRSALAALWLAFLTLPIMVIRVDTVEKTVTWRWMHLAYMLAGSFVLAVFWYALMDRRDRGAAARQAGAAQAVSVLSAWLENPRIVKPLLALGFLVAVAFPFVFSMYQTNILISALIYVVLGLGLNITVGLAGLLDLGYVAFYAVGAYAYALLNMHFQLGFWAVLPLAGIMGAFFGILLGFPVLRLRGDYLAIVTLGFGQIVRLVLENWSDFSQGPSGIANISRPGFFGVPYSVEQATTYIYYIMLVLVLLTIFVTARLKDSRIGRAWLALREDEIACQAMGIDNTRAKLMAFALGATLAALMGAVFAAKTTFINPASFTFMESAMILAIVVLGGMGSVLGVILGAFLLILLPEYMRAFSEYRMLIFGATMILVMVFRPQGLIRAKRKVYTINTEAV; encoded by the coding sequence ATGAACGCAGTGCTCTCGAACCTCAAGCGCAGCGCCCTGGCCGCCCTGTGGCTGGCGTTTCTGACCCTGCCCATCATGGTCATCCGCGTGGACACGGTGGAGAAGACCGTGACCTGGCGTTGGATGCACCTGGCCTACATGCTGGCGGGCAGTTTTGTGCTGGCCGTGTTCTGGTACGCCCTCATGGACCGGCGCGACCGGGGAGCGGCCGCCCGGCAGGCAGGCGCGGCACAGGCCGTCTCGGTCCTGTCCGCCTGGCTGGAGAACCCCCGCATCGTGAAGCCGCTTCTGGCCCTGGGCTTCCTGGTGGCGGTGGCCTTTCCCTTCGTGTTCTCCATGTACCAGACCAACATCCTCATCAGCGCGTTGATATACGTGGTGCTGGGCCTGGGACTCAACATCACCGTGGGGCTGGCCGGCTTGCTGGACCTGGGCTATGTGGCCTTCTACGCCGTTGGCGCCTATGCCTACGCGTTGTTGAACATGCACTTCCAGCTGGGCTTCTGGGCCGTGCTGCCGCTGGCGGGCATCATGGGGGCCTTCTTCGGCATCCTGCTGGGCTTTCCGGTGCTCAGGCTGCGGGGCGACTACCTGGCCATCGTGACCCTGGGCTTCGGGCAGATTGTGCGGCTGGTGCTGGAGAACTGGAGCGACTTTTCCCAGGGGCCCAGCGGCATCGCCAATATTTCGCGCCCCGGCTTTTTCGGCGTGCCCTACTCGGTGGAGCAAGCCACCACCTACATCTACTACATCATGCTTGTGCTGGTCCTGCTGACCATCTTCGTCACGGCCCGGCTCAAGGATTCGCGCATCGGCCGGGCGTGGCTGGCCCTGCGCGAGGACGAGATCGCCTGCCAGGCCATGGGCATAGACAACACGCGCGCCAAGCTCATGGCCTTCGCCCTTGGGGCCACCCTTGCGGCGCTCATGGGCGCGGTGTTCGCGGCCAAGACCACCTTCATCAATCCGGCCAGCTTCACCTTCATGGAGTCGGCCATGATCCTGGCCATCGTGGTGCTGGGCGGCATGGGCTCGGTGCTGGGCGTCATCCTGGGCGCGTTTCTGCTCATCCTGTTGCCCGAGTACATGCGCGCCTTCTCCGAGTACCGGATGCTCATCTTCGGGGCCACCATGATCCTGGTGATGGTTTTCCGGCCGCAGGGGCTCATCCGCGCCAAGCGCAAGGTCTACACGATCAACACGGAAGCGGTCTGA
- a CDS encoding branched-chain amino acid ABC transporter permease: MEYFLQLFFGGLSRGSVYALIALGYTMVYGIIELINFAHGEIYMIGAFMGLIVAGVLTAMGLPALSILVIALIIAVLYSAAYGYTVEKIAYKPLRGAPRLAPLISAIGMSILLQNYIMLAQTPDFLPFPRLIPDLAFMEPYANFLATSDLFIIATSIAVMVALTLFIKFTRMGKAMRATAQNRKMAMLVGVNVDQVISATFVIGSGLAAVGGVLIASHIGQINFVIGFLAGIKAFTAAVLGGIGSIPGAMLGGLVLGWTESFAAGYVSSDYEDVFAFLLLVLILIFRPAGLLGKQRAQKV; this comes from the coding sequence ATGGAATATTTTCTTCAGCTCTTTTTCGGCGGGCTCTCCCGCGGCAGCGTGTACGCGCTCATCGCGCTCGGCTACACCATGGTCTACGGCATCATCGAGCTCATCAACTTCGCCCACGGCGAGATCTACATGATCGGCGCGTTCATGGGCCTCATTGTGGCCGGTGTGCTTACGGCCATGGGACTGCCCGCCCTGTCCATCCTGGTCATCGCGCTCATCATCGCGGTGCTGTACTCCGCGGCGTACGGCTACACGGTGGAGAAGATCGCCTACAAGCCCCTGCGCGGCGCGCCCCGGCTGGCGCCGCTCATCTCCGCCATCGGCATGTCCATCCTGCTGCAGAATTACATCATGCTGGCGCAGACCCCGGACTTTCTGCCCTTCCCCAGGCTCATTCCGGACCTTGCGTTCATGGAGCCCTACGCAAATTTCCTGGCCACCAGCGACCTGTTCATCATCGCCACCTCCATTGCGGTGATGGTGGCCTTGACGCTGTTCATCAAGTTCACCCGCATGGGCAAGGCCATGCGCGCCACGGCGCAGAACCGCAAAATGGCCATGCTGGTGGGCGTCAACGTGGACCAGGTCATCAGCGCGACCTTCGTCATCGGGTCCGGCCTGGCGGCCGTGGGCGGCGTGCTCATCGCCTCGCACATCGGCCAGATCAACTTCGTCATCGGCTTTTTGGCGGGCATCAAGGCCTTCACGGCGGCGGTGCTGGGCGGCATCGGCAGCATTCCCGGCGCCATGCTGGGCGGCCTTGTGCTGGGCTGGACCGAGAGCTTCGCCGCGGGCTATGTTTCCAGCGACTACGAGGACGTGTTCGCCTTCCTGCTTCTGGTGCTCATTCTGATCTTCCGCCCGGCCGGCCTTTTGGGCAAGCAGCGGGCGCAAAAGGTGTAG
- the tatC gene encoding twin-arginine translocase subunit TatC codes for MPGTGEMLLIALVAILVVDPKKLPDLMKSVGKAIGEFKQMSGEFKRTIERETEMADFERRKAEAEEHLFGNKDSASTPAAEPETQPSTETASGGEAKPAAEPSSEPETQPADETVAGSAAEPQDAPDLSGLPGQPPVERAGAEEAPAEPAQGDAAPVEPAQAPAAEAVPGAEAAEPMPPAEAAEPMPPAEAAEPMPPAEAAEPMPPAEAAEPMPPAEAAEPAPPAAGAGDDVPPPPPPKGDDAVGEGEAGRMSLFGHLNDLRKRLTRSAIAVLVGFLGCYAFAQKILTVLMQPMLDAIKQSHFIYTLPTEAFFTEMKVAFVAGMFVSSPYIFYQIWQFIAPGLYSHERKWIMPIAFFSALCFTCGALFGYFVVFPFGFEFFASYSNDMLVFTPKLDEYLDFVLKLLFAFGIVFELPLFLFFLARLGLVTHEGLKKKRKYAILAAFVLAAALTPPDAISQTMMAVPLCVLYEVGVWLAFFFGKKRKPAQQEGETPPAAA; via the coding sequence ATGCCCGGCACCGGTGAAATGCTCCTTATCGCCCTTGTGGCGATTCTCGTGGTGGATCCCAAGAAGCTGCCCGACCTCATGAAGTCGGTGGGCAAGGCCATCGGCGAATTCAAGCAGATGAGCGGCGAGTTCAAGCGCACCATCGAGCGCGAAACCGAAATGGCCGACTTCGAGCGCCGCAAGGCCGAGGCCGAGGAGCACCTGTTCGGCAACAAGGATTCCGCGTCCACGCCTGCGGCCGAACCCGAGACGCAGCCTTCGACTGAGACCGCATCCGGGGGCGAAGCCAAACCCGCGGCCGAACCTTCGTCCGAGCCCGAAACACAGCCTGCGGACGAAACCGTGGCCGGGTCTGCCGCCGAGCCCCAGGACGCGCCGGACCTCTCCGGCCTGCCCGGGCAGCCGCCGGTGGAGCGCGCCGGAGCGGAAGAGGCCCCGGCCGAACCCGCACAGGGCGACGCCGCGCCCGTCGAGCCCGCGCAGGCTCCCGCAGCCGAGGCCGTCCCCGGTGCCGAGGCCGCTGAGCCCATGCCGCCAGCGGAAGCTGCGGAGCCCATGCCGCCAGCAGAGGCCGCTGAGCCCATGCCGCCAGCGGAAGCTGCGGAGCCCATGCCGCCAGCCGAGGCCGCTGAGCCCATGCCGCCAGCAGAAGCTGCGGAGCCCGCGCCGCCGGCAGCCGGAGCAGGGGACGATGTTCCGCCGCCGCCGCCGCCCAAGGGGGACGACGCCGTGGGCGAGGGGGAGGCCGGGCGCATGAGCCTTTTCGGCCACCTGAACGACCTGCGCAAGCGCCTGACCCGCAGCGCCATCGCCGTTCTTGTGGGCTTCCTGGGCTGCTACGCCTTCGCCCAGAAGATTTTGACCGTGCTCATGCAGCCCATGCTCGACGCCATCAAGCAGAGCCACTTCATCTACACCCTGCCCACGGAGGCCTTTTTCACCGAGATGAAGGTGGCCTTCGTGGCGGGCATGTTCGTGTCCAGCCCGTACATCTTCTATCAGATCTGGCAGTTCATCGCGCCGGGGCTCTACTCCCACGAGCGCAAGTGGATCATGCCCATCGCCTTTTTCTCGGCTTTGTGCTTCACCTGCGGGGCGCTGTTCGGCTACTTCGTGGTCTTCCCCTTCGGCTTCGAGTTCTTCGCCAGCTACTCCAACGACATGCTGGTGTTCACGCCAAAGCTGGACGAGTACCTGGACTTCGTGCTCAAGCTGCTCTTCGCCTTCGGCATCGTGTTCGAGCTGCCGCTGTTCCTGTTCTTCCTGGCCCGCCTGGGCCTGGTGACGCACGAGGGGCTCAAGAAGAAGCGCAAGTACGCCATCCTCGCGGCCTTCGTCCTTGCGGCGGCCCTCACCCCGCCGGACGCCATCAGCCAGACCATGATGGCCGTGCCCCTGTGCGTGCTGTACGAGGTGGGCGTGTGGCTGGCCTTCTTCTTCGGCAAGAAGCGCAAGCCCGCGCAGCAGGAGGGCGAGACGCCTCCGGCGGCGGCCTAG